Proteins encoded within one genomic window of Streptomyces sp. NBC_01314:
- a CDS encoding TetR/AcrR family transcriptional regulator: MTAIEQTEAARPRGTRLPRRARRNQLLGAAQEVFVAQGYHSAAMDDIAERAGVSKPVLYQHFPGKLDLYLALLDQHCESLIQAVRGALASTTDNKQRVRATMDAYFAYVEDEGGAFRLVFESDLTNEPAVRERVDKVTNECAEAICDVIAEDTGLSRAESMLLASGLGGLSQVVARSWLHSDRSVPREQAVQLLASLAWRGIAGFPLHGIDQH; this comes from the coding sequence GTGACAGCCATCGAGCAGACAGAGGCAGCGCGCCCGCGGGGCACACGCCTGCCGCGCCGAGCCCGACGGAACCAGTTGCTGGGCGCCGCCCAGGAAGTCTTCGTGGCCCAGGGCTACCACTCGGCCGCGATGGACGACATCGCCGAGCGCGCCGGAGTCAGCAAGCCGGTGCTCTACCAGCACTTCCCCGGCAAGCTCGACCTCTATCTGGCTTTGCTGGACCAGCACTGCGAGTCGCTCATCCAGGCCGTACGCGGCGCGCTCGCGTCGACGACCGACAACAAGCAGCGCGTCCGGGCCACGATGGACGCCTACTTCGCGTACGTGGAGGACGAGGGCGGCGCGTTCCGGCTGGTCTTCGAGTCGGACCTGACGAACGAGCCCGCCGTACGCGAGCGCGTCGACAAGGTCACCAACGAGTGCGCGGAGGCCATCTGCGACGTCATCGCCGAGGACACGGGTCTCTCACGCGCGGAGTCGATGCTCCTCGCCTCGGGCCTGGGCGGTCTCTCCCAGGTGGTGGCGCGGTCCTGGCTGCACAGTGACCGCAGCGTCCCGCGCGAGCAGGCGGTCCAGCTGTTGGCCTCGCTGGCCTGGCGGGGCATCGCGGGCTTCCCCCTGCACGGCATCGACCAGCACTGA
- a CDS encoding alpha/beta hydrolase, producing the protein MFTSPRPRAVAVTAIAVLLSLSAAGCGDDAKGDDEDLTSQKLSWKTCEAPSESEGGGTAPSPLPDGDVWQCATMRAPLDWDEPEGDTIPIALIRARAGGAADQRIGSLVFNFGGPGGSGVKALPSSGADYAKLRTRYDLVSFDPRGVGRSAGIQCEDDEELDEYFQQDGTPDDEAERTEFLDSTKTFNSACEKNSGETLPYVRTTDAARDLDLMRQVLGDDKLHYFGISYGTELGGVYAHLFPKNVGRAVFDAVVDPTQTEEQGSLGQTKGFQLALDNYARDCVSKEENCPVGSTEQDVKNRIIELLDNLDAKPITGTFRRDLTQSAATNGIAQALYSQDLWPFLTEGLELAYDGDGSSLMLLSDLMNGRNENGEYSNATAANVSINCADSKARYTAEDVEAKLAEFRAASPVFGEWLAWSTLACTDWAVAGAADHPDVRARGSAPILVIGNTGDPATPYEGARKMVEALGKGVGIELTYKGQGHGAYNSGNVCVQTAVDGYLLMGRVPKAGTVCS; encoded by the coding sequence ATGTTCACCTCGCCCCGGCCGCGTGCCGTCGCCGTGACCGCGATCGCCGTCCTGCTGTCTCTGTCGGCGGCCGGCTGCGGCGACGACGCCAAGGGTGACGACGAGGACCTGACGTCCCAGAAGCTGAGCTGGAAGACCTGCGAGGCACCGTCCGAGTCCGAGGGCGGCGGCACCGCGCCCTCACCGCTGCCGGACGGTGACGTCTGGCAGTGCGCGACCATGCGTGCCCCCCTCGACTGGGACGAGCCCGAGGGCGACACCATCCCCATCGCGCTGATCCGGGCCAGGGCCGGCGGCGCCGCCGACCAGCGCATCGGCTCGCTCGTCTTCAACTTCGGCGGCCCCGGCGGCTCGGGCGTCAAGGCACTCCCCTCCTCCGGCGCGGACTACGCGAAACTGCGCACCCGCTACGACCTGGTGAGCTTCGATCCGCGTGGCGTCGGCCGCAGCGCGGGCATCCAGTGCGAGGACGACGAGGAACTCGACGAGTACTTCCAGCAGGACGGGACCCCGGACGACGAGGCCGAGCGGACGGAGTTCCTCGACAGCACGAAGACCTTCAACTCCGCCTGTGAGAAGAACTCCGGCGAGACCCTCCCGTATGTCCGCACCACGGACGCGGCCCGCGACCTGGATCTCATGCGGCAGGTCCTCGGTGACGACAAGCTCCACTACTTCGGCATCTCCTACGGCACCGAACTCGGCGGCGTCTACGCCCATCTGTTCCCCAAGAACGTGGGACGGGCGGTGTTCGACGCGGTCGTCGACCCGACGCAGACGGAGGAGCAGGGCTCGCTCGGACAGACCAAGGGCTTCCAGCTGGCGCTCGACAACTACGCACGGGACTGCGTGTCGAAGGAGGAGAACTGCCCGGTCGGCAGCACCGAGCAGGACGTCAAGAACCGGATCATCGAACTGCTCGACAACCTCGACGCCAAGCCGATCACCGGAACCTTCCGCCGCGACCTGACCCAGTCCGCAGCCACGAACGGAATCGCCCAGGCCCTGTACTCCCAGGACCTCTGGCCGTTTCTGACGGAAGGCCTGGAGCTGGCGTACGACGGGGACGGCAGCTCGCTGATGCTGCTGTCCGACCTGATGAACGGGCGCAACGAGAACGGCGAGTACAGCAACGCCACCGCGGCGAACGTCTCCATCAACTGTGCGGACAGCAAGGCGCGCTACACCGCCGAGGACGTGGAGGCGAAGCTGGCCGAGTTCCGGGCGGCCTCTCCCGTCTTCGGCGAATGGCTCGCCTGGTCCACGCTCGCGTGCACGGACTGGGCCGTCGCCGGTGCGGCCGACCATCCCGACGTGCGCGCCCGGGGCTCGGCGCCGATCCTCGTCATCGGCAACACAGGTGACCCGGCCACGCCCTACGAGGGGGCGCGGAAGATGGTGGAGGCGCTCGGGAAGGGCGTCGGGATCGAGCTGACGTACAAGGGGCAGGGGCACGGTGCGTACAACAGCGGGAATGTGTGCGTGCAGACGGCCGTGGACGGTTACCTGTTGATGGGGAGGGTGCCGAAAGCCGGCACGGTCTGCTCATGA
- a CDS encoding alpha/beta hydrolase, which translates to MARFSRGAALAAAVLLIAGCSGGSGTDEGAADEPDDGKASASSPAPQKLDWGRCKATSEGPAPGGDWQCATLQVPLDHANPDDGTIGLALIRSRATGDADERIGSLLFNFGGPGGSGVSMLPSYAGLTSELHERYDLVSWDPRGVAESEGVRCRSDKKIQAGESVDATPDDATEETAFFQDAADFGAGCEKDAGKLLSHVSTTETARDMDLVRQALGDEQMHYFGISYGTELGGVYAHLFPKNVGHLVLDAVVDPTADTVGHAKNQTLGFQRALDNYLKSTGQDPQEGTRKIEGLLERIDAEPLATTSGRELTQTLATTGIVLPLYSEQSWPTLTSALDAAEDGDGTELLALADGYNERDPSGSYGTTTHSQRVISCLDQKQRPSPEETKKLLPEFRDISPVFGEFLGWDTAGWCHDWPVPGLTDSPEVSAPGAAPVLVVGNTGDPATPYEGARKMAGELGEGVGVMLTWEGEGHGAYGSGSSCVDSTVNAYLLEGTVPKDGKVCT; encoded by the coding sequence ATGGCGCGTTTTTCACGGGGGGCGGCTCTGGCCGCGGCCGTGCTGCTGATCGCCGGCTGTAGCGGCGGCAGCGGCACTGACGAGGGGGCGGCTGACGAACCGGACGACGGAAAGGCTTCGGCTTCTTCACCTGCGCCCCAAAAGCTCGACTGGGGGCGCTGCAAGGCCACTTCGGAGGGCCCTGCACCGGGCGGCGACTGGCAGTGCGCGACGCTGCAGGTGCCGCTGGACCACGCGAACCCGGACGACGGGACGATAGGGCTCGCGCTGATCCGCAGCAGGGCAACCGGCGACGCCGACGAACGAATCGGTTCCCTCCTGTTCAACTTCGGCGGGCCCGGTGGCTCCGGCGTGTCCATGCTGCCGTCGTACGCGGGACTCACGAGTGAACTGCACGAGCGGTACGACCTGGTGAGCTGGGATCCGCGCGGGGTGGCCGAGAGCGAAGGGGTGCGCTGCCGCAGCGACAAAAAGATCCAGGCGGGCGAGTCGGTGGACGCGACACCGGACGACGCGACCGAGGAGACGGCCTTCTTCCAGGACGCGGCCGACTTCGGCGCGGGCTGCGAGAAGGACGCGGGCAAGCTGCTGTCGCATGTGTCGACCACCGAGACCGCCCGCGACATGGACCTCGTGCGCCAGGCCCTCGGCGACGAGCAGATGCACTACTTCGGCATCTCCTACGGCACCGAACTCGGCGGGGTCTACGCCCACCTGTTCCCCAAGAACGTGGGACACCTGGTCCTGGACGCGGTGGTCGATCCGACCGCCGACACGGTGGGCCACGCGAAGAACCAGACCCTGGGCTTCCAGCGCGCCCTCGACAATTACCTGAAGTCCACGGGCCAGGATCCCCAGGAGGGCACTCGGAAGATCGAGGGCCTGCTGGAGCGGATCGACGCCGAGCCGCTGGCGACGACGTCCGGCCGCGAGCTCACCCAGACACTGGCGACCACCGGCATCGTCCTGCCGCTCTACAGCGAGCAGAGCTGGCCCACGCTGACCAGCGCGCTCGACGCGGCCGAGGACGGCGACGGCACCGAGCTGCTCGCGCTGGCCGACGGGTACAACGAGCGTGACCCGTCGGGCAGCTACGGCACGACGACCCACTCCCAACGGGTCATATCGTGCTTGGACCAGAAGCAGCGACCGAGTCCGGAGGAGACGAAGAAGCTACTGCCCGAGTTCCGGGACATCTCGCCCGTCTTCGGGGAGTTCCTGGGCTGGGACACCGCGGGGTGGTGCCACGACTGGCCGGTTCCGGGCCTGACGGACTCACCGGAGGTGAGCGCACCAGGAGCGGCTCCCGTCCTCGTGGTCGGCAACACCGGGGACCCGGCGACGCCCTACGAGGGCGCGCGAAAGATGGCCGGGGAACTGGGCGAGGGCGTCGGCGTGATGCTCACCTGGGAGGGCGAGGGCCATGGCGCGTACGGCAGTGGCAGCAGCTGTGTCGACTCGACGGTGAACGCGTATCTGCTGGAGGGGACGGTGCCGAAGGACGGCAAGGTCTGCACGTAG
- a CDS encoding spherulation-specific family 4 protein codes for MPYLTPAPSGIASTGLRLGFGIPGYAHPLVAPLEWGELTRPRTPLHWVVLNVSDGPGTRPDPHCLEAAGRLRNAGVRVLGHLDLTHGARTFAEIASDARRYLDWYRIDGFLLDRCPTERSALPETGRTVNALRVLLGGGHIVLGHGTHPHPGYVETADQLVTFSGPWNDYRWSQVAEWTADHPPERFCHFVHGVPRGHLDEALRIARWQGAATIYFTDRTDRGGRTDPWEAMPGYWDDIVSMVGTGVSE; via the coding sequence ATGCCGTATCTGACCCCCGCCCCGTCCGGTATCGCGAGCACCGGCTTACGCCTAGGCTTCGGCATCCCCGGCTATGCCCACCCCCTCGTCGCCCCACTGGAATGGGGCGAACTCACCCGTCCCCGCACCCCTCTGCACTGGGTCGTCCTGAACGTCTCCGACGGGCCAGGCACCCGCCCCGACCCGCACTGCCTGGAAGCCGCCGGACGGCTGCGGAACGCGGGCGTCCGGGTTCTCGGCCACCTGGACCTGACCCACGGGGCGCGTACCTTCGCCGAGATCGCCTCCGACGCTCGCCGCTATCTCGACTGGTACCGGATCGACGGCTTCCTTCTGGATCGCTGCCCCACCGAGCGCAGCGCCTTGCCCGAGACCGGCCGTACGGTCAACGCGCTCCGCGTGCTCCTCGGCGGCGGCCACATCGTCCTCGGCCACGGCACCCACCCGCACCCCGGATATGTCGAGACCGCCGACCAACTGGTGACCTTCTCCGGTCCCTGGAACGACTACCGCTGGTCGCAGGTGGCCGAGTGGACCGCTGACCATCCGCCCGAGCGCTTCTGCCATTTCGTCCACGGTGTCCCGCGCGGCCACCTCGACGAGGCGCTGCGCATCGCCCGCTGGCAGGGGGCCGCCACGATCTACTTCACCGACCGCACGGACCGCGGCGGCCGGACCGACCCCTGGGAGGCGATGCCCGGCTACTGGGACGACATCGTCTCGATGGTTGGAACGGGTGTCTCGGAATGA
- a CDS encoding DUF3492 domain-containing protein, translated as MRIGLLTEGGYPYVSGDARLWCDRLVRGLERHEFDIYALSRSERQEDEGWIPLPPQVSRVRTAPLWTAEDDGVVHGRRARRRFAEAYGELVASVSSGGVGPVRGVAGGAGLLDGSSRSGGAGEPSEGGADVEADRFGNALYGLAELGRDEGGLVGALRSEVAVRTLERACRAPGALRGAREARVPDLLTVAAHLERALRPLSLDWYEDDGLGSVDLCHAAAGGSAALPGLLARHFHGVPLLVTEYGVPLRAHYLGASGEAPVRALLAAFHRRLTAEVYRQAACLTPGNTHARRWQERCGADRARIRTVYPGMDAARFAEVGESPECADPYTLVWVGRIEPAKDLISLLHAFAEIRRAEPKARLRIVGAAAGSEATAYLGHCKGLAAQLFPDEADGVHAVGDNPVSFEEIGDPAVPDLAEAYAAGAVVVLSSVVEGFPISLVEAMFCARPTVSTDVGAVVEVIGGTGLVVPPRNPRALAEACVALLREPGRRARLGAAARARALELFTVEQNVAAFRGIYLEVVSHAPVRRVVLDATGEPLPFGTPAEARVPGRWTDSRLVAGGLGVAGVAGVAGIAGVAGVAGLGGGAVGRPQWALGAPVRATTPGRATASVPVTTPASAPAPGSAPRSPSDPAQGPATAAVPAAKAATASASASALASDRVRATERSPGTAAGEPVPAGEGAR; from the coding sequence GTGCGCATCGGACTGCTTACGGAGGGTGGCTATCCGTATGTGAGCGGTGACGCCAGGCTCTGGTGCGACCGACTCGTACGTGGGCTGGAGCGACACGAGTTCGACATCTACGCGCTCAGCCGGAGCGAGCGACAGGAGGATGAGGGCTGGATCCCGCTGCCGCCGCAGGTCAGCCGGGTCCGTACGGCACCGCTGTGGACGGCGGAGGACGACGGGGTCGTCCACGGACGCCGGGCGCGGAGGCGCTTCGCTGAGGCGTACGGCGAACTGGTGGCGTCGGTGTCCTCGGGCGGAGTGGGCCCGGTCCGCGGTGTCGCTGGTGGGGCCGGGTTGCTCGACGGGTCCAGCCGGTCCGGCGGGGCAGGGGAGCCTTCCGAAGGTGGGGCCGACGTCGAGGCGGACCGTTTCGGCAACGCGCTGTACGGGCTTGCCGAGCTGGGCCGCGACGAGGGTGGACTGGTCGGCGCGCTGCGCTCCGAGGTCGCCGTGCGCACACTGGAGCGCGCTTGTCGCGCGCCGGGCGCACTGCGAGGGGCGCGCGAGGCCCGCGTACCGGATCTGCTGACCGTCGCCGCACATCTCGAACGCGCCCTGCGCCCCCTCTCACTCGACTGGTACGAGGACGACGGACTCGGCTCGGTCGACCTGTGCCACGCGGCGGCGGGCGGCTCGGCCGCGCTTCCGGGGCTGTTGGCGCGGCACTTCCACGGGGTTCCGCTGCTCGTCACGGAGTACGGTGTGCCGCTGCGGGCGCACTACCTCGGGGCCTCGGGCGAGGCGCCGGTGCGCGCCCTGCTCGCGGCCTTCCACCGGCGACTGACCGCCGAGGTCTACCGGCAGGCCGCCTGCCTCACCCCCGGCAACACCCACGCCCGGCGCTGGCAGGAGCGCTGCGGCGCCGACCGCGCCAGGATCCGGACGGTCTACCCCGGTATGGACGCCGCCCGCTTCGCGGAGGTGGGCGAGTCACCGGAGTGCGCGGATCCGTACACGCTGGTCTGGGTCGGCCGTATCGAGCCCGCCAAGGACCTGATCTCCCTGCTGCACGCCTTCGCCGAGATCCGCCGGGCGGAGCCCAAGGCGCGACTCAGGATCGTCGGAGCGGCAGCGGGGTCCGAAGCCACCGCCTATCTGGGCCACTGCAAAGGCCTGGCCGCACAGCTCTTCCCCGACGAGGCGGACGGCGTCCACGCGGTCGGCGACAACCCCGTCTCCTTCGAGGAGATCGGCGACCCGGCCGTCCCCGACCTTGCCGAGGCCTACGCGGCGGGTGCGGTGGTCGTGTTGTCCAGCGTCGTCGAGGGCTTTCCGATCAGCCTGGTCGAAGCCATGTTCTGCGCCCGGCCGACGGTCTCCACCGACGTGGGCGCCGTCGTGGAGGTCATCGGCGGCACGGGCCTCGTCGTCCCGCCGCGCAATCCGCGGGCGCTGGCCGAAGCGTGCGTGGCGCTGCTGCGGGAACCCGGGCGCCGTGCGCGCCTGGGCGCAGCCGCCCGCGCACGCGCCCTCGAACTCTTCACGGTGGAACAGAACGTCGCGGCATTTCGTGGCATCTACCTTGAGGTCGTTTCCCACGCCCCGGTACGCAGAGTCGTCCTCGACGCCACCGGCGAACCACTGCCCTTCGGGACCCCCGCCGAGGCCCGGGTGCCCGGCCGCTGGACCGATTCCCGGCTGGTGGCGGGGGGCCTCGGGGTCGCGGGGGTCGCCGGTGTGGCAGGAATCGCGGGGGTCGCCGGTGTCGCGGGCCTCGGCGGGGGTGCCGTCGGGCGGCCGCAGTGGGCCCTCGGCGCGCCTGTGCGAGCGACGACGCCCGGGCGAGCCACGGCATCGGTGCCGGTCACGACGCCGGCTTCGGCTCCTGCACCTGGCTCGGCACCGCGTTCTCCATCTGACCCGGCGCAGGGTCCTGCGACTGCTGCGGTTCCGGCGGCGAAAGCTGCCACGGCTTCGGCTTCGGCTTCGGCGTTGGCCTCGGATCGGGTTCGGGCTACGGAGAGGTCTCCGGGCACCGCGGCCGGGGAGCCGGTGCCCGCGGGGGAGGGGGCGCGATGA
- a CDS encoding NAD-dependent epimerase/dehydratase family protein produces MRVLLIGANGYLGRFVAERLLADPAVQLTALGRGDDADVRFDLATGSPGALTRFLDAVHPGVVVNCAGATRGGARELTRHNTVAVATVCEALRRSGCGARLVQLGCGAEYGPSQPGSSTAEDAVPRPGGPYGVSKLAATELVLGSGLDAVVLRVFSPAGPGTPAGSPLGRLAEAMRRAMQSGDGELKLGGLGVQRDFVDVRDVARAVHAASLSAAQGVINIGSGRAVRLRDAAAVLARVAGYGGALHELDAPPGPLRPTIGHPRPEPDHAAPVAYPYPDGCGSWQQADVRTARDRLGWRPRINLEESLADIWMEAACRI; encoded by the coding sequence ATGAGGGTCCTGCTGATCGGAGCCAACGGCTATCTCGGCCGCTTCGTCGCCGAACGCCTGCTCGCCGACCCGGCCGTGCAGCTCACCGCACTCGGCCGCGGCGACGACGCCGACGTACGGTTCGACCTCGCCACCGGCAGCCCCGGCGCGCTCACCCGGTTTCTGGACGCCGTCCACCCCGGAGTCGTCGTCAACTGCGCGGGCGCCACCCGCGGCGGCGCCCGCGAACTCACCCGGCACAACACCGTCGCCGTCGCCACCGTCTGCGAGGCCCTGCGCCGCAGCGGCTGCGGGGCCCGTCTGGTGCAGCTCGGCTGCGGTGCCGAATACGGGCCCAGCCAGCCCGGCTCCTCCACCGCCGAGGACGCCGTGCCCCGCCCAGGGGGCCCCTACGGCGTGAGCAAGCTCGCCGCCACCGAACTCGTCCTCGGCTCCGGCCTGGACGCCGTGGTCCTCCGCGTCTTCTCGCCCGCCGGACCCGGCACACCCGCCGGCTCCCCGCTGGGCCGCCTCGCCGAAGCGATGCGCCGCGCCATGCAGTCCGGCGACGGCGAACTCAAGCTCGGCGGCCTCGGCGTCCAACGCGACTTCGTCGACGTCCGGGACGTGGCACGCGCCGTCCACGCCGCCTCCCTATCCGCGGCCCAAGGCGTGATCAACATCGGCTCGGGCCGCGCCGTGCGCCTCCGCGACGCCGCGGCCGTCCTCGCCCGCGTGGCCGGCTACGGCGGCGCCCTCCACGAACTCGACGCTCCACCCGGCCCCCTCAGGCCCACCATCGGCCACCCCCGCCCCGAACCGGACCACGCGGCCCCCGTCGCCTACCCCTACCCGGACGGCTGCGGCAGCTGGCAGCAGGCCGACGTCCGCACCGCCCGCGACCGCCTCGGCTGGCGGCCCCGGATCAACCTCGAGGAGTCCCTCGCCGACATCTGGATGGAGGCGGCATGCCGTATCTGA
- the moeZ gene encoding adenylyltransferase/sulfurtransferase MoeZ, whose amino-acid sequence MSLPPLVEPASELTVDEVRRYSRHLIIPDVGMDGQKRLKNAKVLCVGAGGLGSPALMYLAAAGVGTLGIVEFDEVDESNLQRQIIHSQADIGRSKAASARDSVLGINPYVNVILHEERLEAENVKEIFSQYDLIVDGTDNFATRYLVNDAAVLLNKPYVWGSIYRFDGQASVFWAEHGPCYRCLYPEPPPPGMVPSCAEGGVLGVLCASIGSIQVNEAIKLLAGIGEPLLGRLMIYDALEMQYRQVKVRKDPNCAVCGENPTVTELIDYEAFCGVVSEEAQEAAAGSTITPKQLKEWIDDGENIEIIDVREINEYEIVSIPGAKLIPKNEFLMGTALETLPQDKKIVLHCKTGVRSAEVLAVLKSAGFADAVHVGGGVIGWVNQIEPNKPIY is encoded by the coding sequence GTGTCGCTGCCACCCCTGGTCGAGCCCGCTTCCGAGCTCACCGTAGACGAGGTTCGCAGGTACTCCCGCCACCTGATCATCCCTGACGTGGGGATGGACGGGCAGAAGCGGCTGAAGAATGCCAAGGTGCTCTGTGTGGGTGCCGGCGGCCTGGGCTCGCCGGCGCTGATGTACCTGGCCGCGGCGGGCGTCGGGACGCTCGGCATCGTGGAGTTCGACGAGGTGGACGAGTCGAATCTGCAGCGCCAGATCATTCACAGCCAGGCCGACATCGGCCGCTCCAAGGCCGCGTCGGCGCGCGACTCCGTCCTCGGCATCAACCCGTACGTGAACGTGATCCTCCACGAAGAGCGCCTCGAGGCCGAGAACGTGAAGGAGATCTTCAGCCAGTACGACCTGATCGTCGACGGCACGGACAACTTCGCGACCCGCTACCTGGTCAACGACGCGGCCGTGCTGCTGAACAAGCCGTACGTCTGGGGCTCGATCTACCGCTTCGACGGCCAGGCCTCCGTCTTCTGGGCCGAGCACGGCCCCTGCTACCGCTGCCTCTACCCGGAGCCCCCGCCGCCGGGCATGGTCCCCTCCTGCGCCGAGGGCGGCGTCCTCGGTGTGCTGTGCGCGTCCATCGGCTCCATCCAGGTCAACGAGGCCATCAAGCTCCTCGCGGGCATCGGCGAGCCGCTCCTCGGTCGCCTGATGATCTACGACGCCCTGGAGATGCAGTACCGCCAGGTCAAGGTCCGCAAGGACCCGAACTGCGCGGTCTGCGGCGAGAACCCCACCGTCACCGAGCTCATCGACTACGAGGCCTTCTGCGGCGTCGTCTCCGAGGAGGCCCAGGAGGCGGCGGCCGGCTCGACGATCACTCCCAAGCAGCTCAAGGAGTGGATCGACGACGGCGAGAACATCGAGATCATCGACGTCCGCGAGATCAACGAGTACGAGATCGTCTCCATCCCGGGCGCCAAGCTGATCCCGAAGAACGAGTTCCTCATGGGCACCGCCCTGGAGACTCTTCCGCAGGACAAGAAGATCGTCCTGCACTGCAAGACGGGTGTCCGCAGTGCGGAAGTTCTCGCTGTTCTGAAGTCGGCGGGCTTCGCCGACGCGGTCCACGTCGGCGGCGGCGTGATCGGCTGGGTCAACCAGATCGAGCCGAACAAGCCGATCTACTAG
- a CDS encoding DUF3152 domain-containing protein, producing MGRHSRKGRAPKGDTNEMRTARTVTSAGAGERGPAAQRAPEAQEIQGAGGPASPAARGASGAASAAGAQPPGGPVPPHRYDQAPGRGTPRFTGSAPGQQGPRFPDGTPAHGFPRLPDGTPAHGGPRFADGTPAHGFPRLPDGTPAHGMPLLPDGTPAHGFPRIPDGTPARGFPPSRGGHPEQREAGGGWGHLGDGERRTGAGRDVAQGASAGVPYGVPGEAPPPGAPYGEPPERSGRRIPIPRQRQETMPPGGPRQAYLDAFVEVDDVFAPGRTHRAPPGAGAVGRVDAALEEKPLTEESPQEKPLQPNASHEDPPRDGAEGVGTAKGGKGRAFAGIAAAAVTTVLAVVVSGQVAGGQDETATQSQAGAGAGERAVRDASRSDNRPTPSRPPSPSATPLSYDQKMGRMYALAADLEGGGKFEAVRGFDKAPGAGQKYRYRVDVEKGLGLDAELFAEAVQKTLNDERSWAHSGGRTFERISSGAPDFVITLASPGTTATWCAKSGLDTTVDNVSCDSAATERVMINAYRWAQGSETYGDQIHAYRQMLINHEIGHRLGYSHVTCDKDGELAPVMQQQSKFLTQDGITCKANPWPYPGS from the coding sequence GTGGGACGGCACAGCCGCAAGGGGCGGGCGCCGAAAGGCGACACAAACGAAATGAGGACAGCCCGGACCGTGACGTCCGCCGGGGCCGGCGAACGCGGACCGGCGGCGCAGAGAGCACCGGAGGCCCAGGAGATCCAGGGGGCGGGGGGACCGGCTTCTCCGGCCGCCAGGGGCGCTTCGGGGGCGGCGTCGGCGGCAGGAGCGCAGCCGCCGGGCGGCCCTGTGCCGCCCCACAGGTACGACCAGGCTCCGGGTCGGGGGACGCCGCGGTTCACCGGAAGTGCGCCTGGGCAGCAGGGCCCGCGTTTCCCTGACGGCACCCCCGCGCATGGCTTCCCGCGTCTTCCGGACGGGACCCCCGCGCACGGCGGCCCCCGATTCGCCGATGGCACGCCGGCGCACGGTTTTCCTCGCCTTCCTGACGGGACTCCGGCGCACGGGATGCCGCTTCTTCCTGATGGCACGCCCGCGCACGGCTTCCCCCGCATCCCGGACGGAACGCCGGCCCGTGGCTTTCCGCCGAGTCGTGGTGGGCACCCCGAGCAGCGTGAAGCGGGCGGCGGTTGGGGGCACTTGGGTGATGGTGAGCGCCGAACGGGTGCCGGACGCGACGTGGCGCAAGGGGCGTCCGCGGGGGTTCCGTATGGTGTGCCGGGCGAGGCGCCACCCCCCGGTGCCCCGTACGGCGAGCCTCCGGAGCGTTCCGGCCGCCGCATCCCCATTCCCCGGCAGCGGCAGGAGACCATGCCCCCCGGTGGCCCCCGCCAGGCCTATCTGGACGCCTTCGTCGAGGTCGACGACGTCTTCGCACCCGGTCGGACGCACCGTGCCCCGCCGGGTGCCGGTGCCGTCGGCCGGGTTGACGCGGCTCTCGAAGAAAAGCCGCTGACGGAGGAGTCGCCGCAGGAGAAACCGCTCCAGCCGAACGCTTCGCACGAGGACCCTCCGCGCGATGGGGCCGAGGGCGTCGGGACGGCGAAGGGCGGCAAGGGGCGGGCGTTCGCCGGGATCGCGGCCGCCGCTGTCACGACCGTGCTGGCCGTCGTAGTGAGCGGGCAGGTGGCCGGCGGACAGGACGAGACCGCCACGCAGTCGCAGGCCGGCGCCGGCGCCGGGGAGCGTGCCGTCCGCGACGCCTCGCGCAGCGACAACCGGCCCACACCGTCCCGTCCGCCGAGCCCGAGCGCGACCCCGCTGTCGTACGACCAGAAGATGGGCAGGATGTACGCGCTCGCCGCGGACCTGGAGGGCGGCGGGAAGTTCGAGGCGGTCAGGGGCTTCGACAAGGCGCCGGGGGCGGGGCAGAAGTACCGCTACCGGGTCGATGTCGAGAAGGGCCTCGGGCTGGACGCCGAACTGTTCGCCGAAGCAGTGCAGAAGACCCTGAACGACGAACGGAGTTGGGCCCACAGCGGCGGCCGTACGTTCGAGCGGATCTCCTCGGGGGCGCCCGACTTCGTGATCACGCTGGCCAGCCCCGGAACCACCGCGACCTGGTGCGCCAAGTCGGGGCTCGACACGACCGTGGACAACGTCTCCTGCGATTCGGCCGCCACCGAGCGCGTGATGATCAACGCATACCGCTGGGCCCAGGGCTCGGAGACGTACGGCGATCAGATTCACGCGTACCGGCAGATGCTGATCAACCACGAGATCGGCCACCGCCTTGGCTACAGCCATGTGACCTGCGACAAGGACGGCGAACTCGCGCCCGTCATGCAGCAGCAGAGCAAGTTCCTGACGCAGGACGGGATCACGTGCAAGGCCAATCCCTGGCCGTATCCCGGAAGCTGA
- a CDS encoding DUF3107 domain-containing protein: MEVKIGVQHAPREIVLESGQSAEEVERAVAEALTGKSALLSLTDEHGRKVLIPADRLAYIDIGESAVRKVGFSAL, from the coding sequence GTGGAGGTCAAGATCGGCGTGCAGCACGCGCCCCGCGAGATCGTTCTGGAGAGCGGTCAGAGTGCCGAGGAGGTCGAGCGTGCCGTTGCCGAGGCGCTGACCGGCAAGTCGGCGCTGCTGAGCCTCACGGACGAGCACGGCCGCAAGGTGCTGATCCCGGCCGACCGTCTCGCTTACATCGACATCGGCGAGTCGGCCGTCCGCAAGGTGGGCTTCAGCGCGCTGTAG